In Rhodamnia argentea isolate NSW1041297 chromosome 11, ASM2092103v1, whole genome shotgun sequence, one genomic interval encodes:
- the LOC115736293 gene encoding probable leucine-rich repeat receptor-like protein kinase At1g35710, whose amino-acid sequence MRASINRPKMSPIPLLFAVSATLFRALITVESCHPADREALLHFKSRITSDPSNLLRLWTPSSDCCASWAGVTCDPSSGRVVNVSRPGLTSGDDGFPVDTYMSGSLSPYLGNLTSLQLLDLSNLKDLQGPIPPELGRLSRLIHLFLDSNKLAGPIPGTFQYLRRLNKLYLSDNRVSGSVPPAVFGSLRSLVELGLSGNRLSGKIPSSIGKLGMLIKLDLHQNRFSGGIPSEIGNLRNLKYLDMSENQLTGRIPYSIGELSSLVLFYLNSNKIHGSIPSSISGLGSLVFCRLSENKLTGRIPASIGNLTKIQRLILENNMLGGNLPYTIGHLTTLTDIFFSSNRFVGRIPSSFGNLQSLQSLDLSRNHISGPIPTELSKLKNLQSLDLSGNPLRLVTIPRWFQEMRLFSLLLAKTGIEGPLPRWLSSSSLSTLDLSSNALTGKLPRWVGNMSNLSFLNLSNNGFHSPIPSEFKNLTLLMDLDLHSNRFTSRLNSVFLKRVQNPLGHFNSINLSNNMFRGPIDENVGDMEAMTSITSLILSDNVLGGSIPKSLGKLSQIMTLELVNDGISGKIPVELGNATALSTLRLSRNKLRGGIPKEVLNLKGLQEFDVSDNLLGGRIPPHKANIPASAFSGNPGLCGAPLPPCNHQ is encoded by the coding sequence ATGCGTGCTTCGATCAATCGCCCCAAGATGTCGCCGATACCGTTACTTTTCGCGGTTTCCGCGACCTTGTTCCGCGCCCTGATCACCGTGGAATCATGCCACCCTGCGGACCGAGAAGCTTTGCTACACTTCAAGTCCCGGATCACGTCGGACCCTTCCAATCTCCTCCGGTTGTGGACTCCGTCGTCCGACTGCTGCGCCTCCTGGGCCGGCGTCACGTGCGACCCTTCCTCCGGCCGGGTGGTAAATGTCTCGCGCCCGGGCCTGACCTCGGGCGACGACGGCTTCCCGGTGGACACGTACATGTCCGGCTCGCTGTCCCCGTACCTGGGGAACTTGACCTCACTCCAGCTTCTCGATCTCAGCAATCTCAAGGACTTGCAAGGCCCGATCCCGCCAGAGCTCGGGAGGCTCTCGCGCCTCATCCATCTCTTCCTCGACTCGAACAAGCTCGCAGGGCCGATCCCGGGGACTTTCCAGTACCTTCGCAGGCTGAACAAGCTGTATTTGAGCGATAACCGTGTTTCAGGATCCGTTCCTCCGGCTGTTTTCGGATCGTTGAGGTCACTCGTCGAATTAGGCCTGTCGGGAAACAGATTGTCTGGGAAAATCCCGTCTTCCATTGGGAAATTGGGAATGCTGATCAAGCTTGATCTTCATCAGAACAGATTCTCTGGTGGTATTCCTTCTGAGATTGGCAACCTCAGGAATCTCAAGTATCTGGACATGTCCGAAAACCAACTAACCGGACGAATTCCTTATTCTATCGGCGAGCTTTCATCGCTGGTGTTGTTCTACCTTAACAGCAACAAGATACACGGAAGCATCCCGTCTTCCATTTCAGGACTCGGGTCCTTGGTGTTCTGCCGGTTATCGGAAAACAAGTTGACGGGAAGAATACCGGCTTCCATTGGCAACCTTACCAAGATTCAACGACTGATCCTAGAGAACAACATGCTCGGTGGCAACTTGCCTTACACAATCGGCCACCTCACGACCCTCACCGACATTTTCTTCTCTAGCAACCGTTTCGTGGGACGAATACCCTCGAGCTTCGGGAACCTACAGAGCCTCCAGAGCCTTGATCTATCGAGAAATCATATCTCCGGCCCGATCCCGACCGAGCTATCGAAATTGAAGAACCTGCAGAGCTTAGACCTTTCTGGCAATCCACTAAGATTAGTGACCATACCGAGATGGTTTCAAGAAATGAGGCTCTTCAGTCTGCTTCTGGCAAAGACTGGGATCGAGGGCCCCCTTCCGAGGTGGTTATCATCCTCGTCTCTGTCCACGCTGGATTTATCGAGCAACGCGTTGACCGGGAAGCTGCCACGATGGGTCGGAAACATGAGCAACCTTTCTTTTCTCAACTTATCAAACAACGGTTTCCACTCGCCAATTCCAAGTGAGTTCAAGAATCTTACCCTCCTAATGGACCTCGATCTCCATTCAAACAGGTTCACCAGCCGCCTTAACTCCGTGTTCCTGAAACGAGTCCAGAACCCTCTCGGGCATTTCAACTCCATCAATCTCTCGAACAACATGTTCCGAGGCCCGATCGATGAGAATGTCGGAGATATGGAGGCAATGACCTCGATCACATCATTGATTTTGTCCGACAACGTGCTGGGAGGATCTATACCAAAGTCCTTGGGGAAGTTGAGCCAGATCATGACATTGGAGCTTGTGAATGATGGGATATCGGGCAAAATACCAGTGGAACTTGGCAATGCCACGGCACTGAGTACACTTCGGCTTTCACGGAATAAATTGAGGGGCGGGATCCCGAAAGAGGTACTGAACTTGAAGGGACTCCAGGAGTTCGACGTTTCGGACAATTTGTTAGGTGGCAGAATCCCTCCTCATAAGGCCAATATTCCCGCATCCGCCTTTTCGGGAAATCCAGGACTCTGCGGCGCCCCTCTTCCTCCTTGTAATCATCAATAG
- the LOC115736295 gene encoding GATA transcription factor 5-like, with the protein MRVCGNRREKFCLLAGFELWVFWVFVCAQVEREMEALKTSFRMEMAARPFVSDEIVWPAAHNTQNASSSDDFLVDDLLDFSNDEGLAQAQEQEGEERNPKEEGGGGGGGGGEGEGAKLVSSASYSAEERFSAEKDELGPLPASELSVPDDDLADLEWLSHFVDDSFTKFSSPFPAGFPAEKPRNPQNHQNRSGPEALGLGTPHFATPSQAKSRRSKRARTGGRVWSLGSPSLTDASSSSCSSSSTSSNSPASNWLVCTTHPVQRFEPLENVTYLESKLPAKKQKRPAQQASGPTQPTRRCSHCGVQKTPQWRAGPLGAKTLCNACGVRFKSGRLFPEYRPACSPTFSSEMHSNHHRKVLEMRRKKEVLGPTGSAQAVPSF; encoded by the exons ATGCGAGTTTGCGGAAACCGGAGagaaaagttttgtcttttggcCGGTTTTGAATTGTGGGTGTTTTGGGTTTTCGTGTGTGCCCAGGTCGAGAGGGAAATGGAGGCTCTGAAGACGAGTTTCAGGATGGAAATGGCCGCGAGACCGTTCGTTTCGGATGAGATTGTGTGGCCCGCCGCCCATAATACGCAGAACGCCTCGTCGTCCGACGACTTTCTCGTGGACGACCTCCTCGACTTCTCGAACGACGAAGGCTTAGCCCAAGCGCAAGAGCAGGAAGGGGAAGAGCGAAacccaaaagaagaaggaggaggaggaggaggaggaggaggagaaggagaaggggcGAAATTAGTTTCCTCTGCTTCTTACTCAGCTGAAGAGCGGTTTTCAGCCGAAAAAGACGAACTTGGGCCTTTGCCCGCCAGTGAACTCAGCGTTCCG GATGATGATTTGGCCGACCTTGAATGGCTGTCCCATTTTGTAGACGATTCCTTCACCAAATTCTCCTCTCCGTTTCCCGCCGGGTTCCCGGCGGAGAAGCCTCGGAATCCGCAAAATCACCAGAACCGGTCCGGACCGGAAGCTCTGGGTTTGGGGACGCCTCATTTCGCCACTCCCTCTCAGGCTAAATCCAGGAGGAGCAAGCGCGCGAGGACAGGCGGTCGGGTCTGGTCCCTCGGGTCGCCGTCTCTAACCGACGCTTCCTCGAGCAGCTGCTCGTCGTCGTCGACGAGCTCCAACTCGCCGGCGAGTAACTGGCTCGTTTGCACGACCCACCCGGTCCAGAGATTTGAACCGCTCGAGAATGTGACCTACTTGGAGTCGAAACTGCCGGCGAAGAAGCAGAAGAGGCCGGCCCAGCAGGCGTCTGGCCCCACCCAGCCGACGCGGCGGTGCAGCCACTGCGGCGTGCAGAAGACCCCGCAGTGGAGAGCCGGCCCGCTCGGCGCGAAGACCCTCTGCAACGCCTGCGGAGTCCGGTTCAAGTCGGGCCGGCTGTTTCCAGAGTATAGGCCCGCTTGTAGCCCGACCTTCTCGAGCGAGATGCACTCGAACCACCACAGGAAAGTGCTGGAGATGCGGCGGAAGAAGGAGGTGCTGGGTCCAACCGGGTCCGCTCAGGCTGTCCCcagcttttga